One window from the genome of Actinoplanes teichomyceticus ATCC 31121 encodes:
- a CDS encoding LacI family DNA-binding transcriptional regulator has protein sequence MKRPTIADIARRAGVSKGAVSYALNGQPGVSDATRKRILAIAQEIGFNPNSAARALSGARARAVGLTLCRPARILGIEPWFMGLISGFEAELGAHSYALTLQVVASPEQEVEVYRRWWGERRIDGVIVTDLRENDLRIPVLQQLQLPAVVIGGSGEAGTVAQIWSDDGGAITEAVRYLVALGHSRIARVSGVPDLLHTQVRTKAFDAVCASLGLHDAITVPADYTGEEGSRATRRLLIGGDRPTAIIYDNDVMAVAGLAVAQEMGLSVPGDLSIVAWDDSPLCSLVHPPLTALSRDVSGYGAQAARELLNAIDGKRVGNVQAQTAHLTPRGSTAPPRG, from the coding sequence GTGAAACGGCCGACGATCGCCGACATCGCCCGCCGCGCGGGCGTGTCCAAGGGCGCGGTGTCCTACGCGCTGAACGGCCAGCCCGGGGTCTCCGACGCCACCCGCAAACGGATCCTCGCCATCGCGCAGGAGATCGGCTTCAACCCCAACAGCGCCGCCCGGGCACTCTCCGGGGCACGGGCCCGCGCGGTCGGCCTGACCCTCTGCCGGCCCGCCCGGATCCTCGGCATCGAGCCCTGGTTCATGGGCCTGATCAGCGGCTTCGAGGCCGAGCTCGGCGCCCACTCGTACGCGTTGACCCTGCAGGTGGTGGCCTCCCCCGAGCAGGAGGTCGAGGTCTACCGCCGCTGGTGGGGCGAGCGCCGGATCGACGGGGTGATCGTCACCGACCTCCGGGAGAACGACCTGCGCATCCCGGTGCTGCAGCAGTTGCAGCTGCCCGCGGTGGTGATCGGCGGCTCCGGCGAGGCCGGGACGGTCGCGCAGATCTGGTCCGACGACGGCGGGGCGATCACCGAGGCGGTGCGCTACCTGGTGGCCCTCGGCCACTCCCGGATCGCCCGGGTCAGCGGTGTGCCCGACCTGCTGCACACGCAGGTGCGGACGAAGGCGTTCGACGCGGTGTGCGCGTCGCTCGGGCTGCACGACGCGATCACCGTGCCCGCCGACTACACCGGCGAGGAGGGCAGCCGGGCGACCCGGCGGCTGCTGATCGGCGGCGACCGGCCCACCGCGATCATCTACGACAACGACGTGATGGCGGTGGCCGGGCTGGCCGTGGCCCAGGAGATGGGGCTGTCCGTGCCGGGCGACCTGTCGATCGTGGCCTGGGACGACTCGCCGCTGTGCAGCCTGGTGCACCCACCGCTGACCGCGCTGAGCCGGGACGTGTCGGGCTACGGCGCGCAGGCCGCGCGGGAGCTGCTGAACGCGATCGACGGCAAGCGGGTCGGCAACGTCCAGGCACAGACCGCACACCTGACGCCGCGCGGCAGCACCGCCCCGCCGCGCGGCTGA
- a CDS encoding EAL domain-containing protein, which produces MAVPPVPARPRITGRVTLLAVVAAAVPMLSAGAAGWLPGPVALGLGVGVTGLCAAAVLVRTALAIHRAEGVFAACRGAGLVGMGALATALTALVPWWSPPGVAGWLTAGLGVAAGCHVLGAALLPGTAPTWAVRLRRGFDGAGLGVGLGFAAYLVPLDGRSRPAALPAVLIAAGGVAIVTVLVLRARPRPVPALWCGAGAALVLTTLAGLAELVALGVTGPAVPLLGLGTVAGLAATVAGGARRDLPPPPVARHDPDQYLAGCPLLAVPAAIGVIAAGWRLVAGPGCDTAAVIFGLVMVSVLVLREVLVVRDVRRYAGRLRVAEAHFRSLVAGATDLTLVLDEQLTVRWQSPAAARLFGWRDEEVVGRAFGALIHPDDAADALAVLGSMLAAEPAGGPPVLLGTRLRDGARLWRDTESTICDQRAVPEVAALVVHVRDVGERRHLERTLHRLAYLDQLTGLANRRALMRDLLALRRRAGQHGTLLVVDLHGLAEVNDSRGREVGDAVLIEVARRLRALVGGEDVPARLGGDEFAVLTRESAVPAYALATRIVQALGAAYRLPGAEVVLHTSVGLAELAGAADSGAVLRHADLARQRACQLGRDRVEWYDPDVEIHLHRRMELERQLLGAAGRGELDVVFQPVAGLRDGRPAGVEALLRWRHPRLGTILPGEALPIAAALGITAELDEWVLDTACRHLSTWSCGDGAFWLSVNVGPRELLTARFPERVTGTLRRYGLAPERLVVEVAETWIAEDVPAIVAALTGLRRLGVRAALDDFGSGQTSLSHLRRLPVDMVKLSPALLGGDPEEPAGGGPAVIEVVVSLARRLGLDIVAKGLETPARLARAAAAGCRYGQGFALARPATAERAEAYLDSHRAQRGP; this is translated from the coding sequence GTGGCCGTGCCGCCCGTGCCGGCCCGGCCCCGGATCACCGGCCGGGTGACGCTGCTCGCCGTCGTCGCGGCGGCCGTTCCGATGCTGTCCGCCGGCGCTGCCGGGTGGCTGCCCGGCCCGGTCGCGCTGGGGCTGGGCGTGGGCGTCACCGGTCTGTGCGCCGCGGCCGTGCTGGTGCGGACGGCGCTGGCCATCCACCGCGCCGAGGGGGTGTTCGCGGCCTGCCGGGGCGCCGGGCTGGTCGGGATGGGCGCGCTGGCCACCGCGCTGACCGCGCTGGTGCCCTGGTGGTCGCCGCCGGGCGTGGCCGGGTGGCTCACCGCCGGGCTCGGGGTTGCCGCCGGCTGCCATGTGCTCGGCGCCGCGCTGCTGCCCGGGACCGCGCCGACCTGGGCGGTCCGGCTGCGCCGCGGGTTCGACGGCGCCGGCCTCGGCGTCGGTCTGGGCTTCGCGGCGTACCTGGTCCCGCTGGACGGGCGGTCCCGGCCGGCCGCGCTGCCCGCCGTGCTGATCGCCGCCGGCGGCGTCGCGATCGTCACGGTGCTGGTGCTGCGGGCGCGGCCCCGCCCGGTCCCGGCGCTCTGGTGCGGGGCCGGCGCGGCTCTGGTGCTGACCACGCTGGCGGGGCTGGCCGAGCTGGTGGCGCTGGGCGTGACCGGCCCGGCCGTACCGTTGCTGGGTCTGGGTACGGTGGCCGGCCTGGCCGCGACCGTGGCCGGCGGCGCACGCCGGGATCTGCCGCCCCCGCCGGTCGCGCGGCACGACCCGGATCAGTACCTCGCCGGTTGTCCGCTGCTGGCGGTGCCGGCCGCGATCGGCGTGATCGCCGCGGGGTGGCGCCTGGTGGCCGGTCCCGGGTGCGACACCGCGGCGGTGATCTTCGGTCTCGTGATGGTGAGCGTCCTGGTCCTGCGGGAGGTGCTGGTGGTCCGCGACGTCCGGCGCTACGCGGGCCGGCTGCGGGTCGCCGAGGCGCACTTCCGGTCGTTGGTGGCCGGTGCCACCGACCTGACCCTGGTGCTCGACGAGCAGCTCACCGTGCGGTGGCAGTCACCGGCCGCGGCCCGGCTGTTCGGGTGGCGCGACGAGGAGGTGGTGGGCCGGGCGTTCGGCGCGCTGATCCACCCGGACGACGCGGCCGACGCGCTCGCGGTGCTCGGCTCGATGCTCGCCGCAGAGCCCGCGGGCGGCCCGCCGGTCCTGCTCGGCACCCGCCTGCGCGACGGAGCCCGGCTCTGGCGCGACACCGAGTCGACGATCTGTGACCAGCGTGCGGTGCCCGAGGTGGCGGCGCTGGTGGTGCACGTGCGTGACGTCGGCGAGCGGCGGCACCTGGAGCGCACCCTGCACCGGCTGGCGTACCTGGACCAGCTCACCGGCCTGGCGAACCGGCGCGCGCTGATGCGGGACCTGCTGGCCCTGCGCCGCCGGGCCGGGCAGCACGGCACCCTGCTGGTGGTCGACCTGCACGGGCTGGCCGAGGTGAACGACTCCCGCGGCCGGGAGGTCGGTGACGCGGTGCTGATCGAGGTGGCCCGGCGGCTGCGGGCGCTGGTCGGCGGCGAGGACGTGCCGGCGCGGCTGGGCGGGGACGAGTTCGCGGTGCTCACCCGGGAGTCGGCGGTGCCGGCGTACGCGCTGGCCACCCGGATCGTGCAGGCGCTCGGCGCGGCGTACCGGCTGCCCGGCGCCGAGGTCGTCCTGCACACCAGCGTGGGCCTGGCCGAGCTGGCCGGCGCGGCCGATTCGGGCGCGGTGCTGCGGCACGCCGACCTGGCCCGCCAGCGCGCCTGCCAGCTCGGCCGGGACCGGGTCGAGTGGTACGACCCGGACGTCGAGATCCACCTGCACCGCCGGATGGAGCTGGAGCGGCAGCTGCTCGGCGCGGCCGGCCGCGGCGAGCTGGACGTGGTGTTCCAGCCGGTGGCCGGGCTGCGCGACGGGCGGCCGGCCGGGGTCGAGGCGCTGCTGCGCTGGCGGCATCCGCGGCTGGGCACGATCCTGCCCGGGGAGGCGCTGCCGATCGCCGCGGCGCTGGGCATCACCGCCGAGCTCGACGAGTGGGTGCTGGACACCGCCTGCCGGCACCTGAGCACCTGGTCGTGCGGCGACGGCGCGTTCTGGCTGTCGGTCAACGTCGGGCCCCGGGAGCTGCTCACCGCCCGGTTCCCCGAGCGGGTCACCGGCACGCTGCGGCGCTACGGCCTGGCCCCGGAACGGCTGGTGGTCGAGGTGGCCGAGACCTGGATCGCCGAGGACGTGCCGGCGATCGTGGCGGCGCTGACCGGGCTGCGCCGGCTCGGCGTCCGGGCCGCGCTGGACGACTTCGGCTCCGGGCAGACCTCGCTGTCGCATCTGCGGCGGCTGCCGGTGGACATGGTGAAGCTGAGCCCGGCGCTGCTCGGCGGGGACCCGGAGGAGCCCGCCGGGGGTGGCCCGGCGGTGATCGAGGTGGTGGTCAGCCTGGCTCGCCGGCTCGGGCTGGACATCGTCGCCAAGGGGCTGGAGACGCCCGCGCGGCTCGCGCGGGCGGCCGCCGCCGGCTGCCGGTACGGGCAGGGGTTCGCGCTGGCCCGTCCCGCGACGGCCGAGCGGGCCGAGGCGTACCTGGACAGCCACCGTGCGCAGCGCGGTCCGTGA
- a CDS encoding PH domain-containing protein — protein sequence MRKRPLVRVRKSGAALVAAGIAFVGAVPLAGASWALAPLLLIPLAVLIWAWRAGTDVYADELRVRALVGGSRVPWDRVSELAPDQRGRVSALLDNGNVIRLTGVTRDNLPLVLAAAGKTPAGGGSPAASGDDAADAEAEPAAVQP from the coding sequence GTGAGGAAACGTCCCCTCGTCCGCGTCCGCAAGTCCGGCGCCGCCCTGGTCGCCGCCGGGATCGCGTTCGTCGGCGCCGTGCCGCTGGCCGGCGCCTCCTGGGCGCTGGCTCCGCTGCTGCTGATCCCGCTCGCCGTGCTGATCTGGGCCTGGCGCGCCGGCACCGACGTCTACGCCGACGAGTTGCGGGTGCGCGCCCTGGTCGGCGGCAGCCGGGTCCCCTGGGACCGGGTCAGCGAGCTGGCCCCGGACCAGCGTGGCCGGGTGTCCGCGCTGCTGGACAACGGCAACGTGATCCGGCTGACCGGCGTCACCCGGGACAACCTGCCGCTGGTGCTGGCTGCTGCCGGCAAGACCCCGGCCGGCGGCGGCTCGCCCGCCGCGTCCGGCGACGACGCGGCCGATGCGGAGGCCGAACCAGCCGCCGTGCAGCCGTGA
- a CDS encoding PQQ-dependent sugar dehydrogenase yields the protein MRSRRGRAALATLAVVLTLTSGCSFGPPGADEAGTAPNLPAPSVAATASAGSGADREVAVTVLATGLEVPWGIAFLPDGSALVTERDTARILRVGPESDADGLTVDEVARLSEVRASGDGGLLGIAVSPRYASDRTVFVYYSTATDNRIGKLVLGKPVQPIVTGIPRSPQQNGGALAFGPDGYLYAGTGDGTAGGTQAPSPKSLGGKILRMTTAGKPAPGNPVKGSLVWSSGHRNVQGIAWDATKRMFATENTQPRFSELNVVQKGKNYGWPRADGTASGNRSVDPLIAWPTARSSCGGVAAMEHLVATACLLGKRLYLLDVTGNGTVLGQAQELLTDEYGRLRALVAAPDGSLWVSTSNQEDAGEPDPEDDRLIRLVFSDGGAGRS from the coding sequence GTGCGTTCCCGCCGGGGCCGTGCCGCGCTCGCGACGCTCGCCGTCGTGCTGACGCTGACCTCGGGGTGCAGCTTCGGCCCACCCGGGGCGGACGAGGCGGGCACCGCGCCGAACCTGCCCGCCCCCTCGGTCGCCGCCACCGCCAGCGCCGGTTCCGGGGCCGACCGGGAGGTGGCGGTCACCGTGCTGGCCACGGGCCTGGAGGTGCCGTGGGGGATCGCCTTCCTGCCGGACGGGTCGGCCCTGGTCACCGAGCGCGACACGGCCCGCATCCTCAGGGTGGGCCCGGAGTCGGACGCCGACGGCCTGACGGTCGACGAGGTGGCCCGCCTGTCCGAGGTGCGCGCCTCCGGCGACGGCGGACTGCTCGGCATCGCGGTCTCGCCGCGATACGCGTCCGACCGGACGGTGTTCGTCTACTACTCCACCGCCACCGACAACCGGATCGGCAAGCTGGTCCTCGGCAAGCCGGTGCAACCGATCGTCACCGGGATCCCGCGCTCGCCGCAGCAGAACGGCGGCGCGCTGGCCTTCGGGCCGGACGGCTATCTGTACGCGGGCACCGGCGACGGCACGGCCGGCGGCACCCAGGCGCCGAGCCCGAAGAGCCTGGGCGGCAAGATCCTGCGGATGACCACGGCCGGCAAACCGGCCCCGGGCAATCCGGTGAAAGGCTCGCTCGTCTGGTCCTCCGGGCACCGCAACGTGCAGGGCATCGCCTGGGACGCGACCAAGCGGATGTTCGCCACGGAGAACACCCAGCCCCGGTTCTCCGAGCTCAACGTGGTGCAGAAGGGGAAGAACTACGGCTGGCCGCGGGCCGACGGCACGGCGAGCGGCAACCGGTCCGTCGACCCGCTGATCGCCTGGCCGACCGCCCGGTCGTCGTGCGGCGGGGTGGCCGCGATGGAGCACCTGGTGGCCACCGCCTGCCTGCTCGGCAAGCGGCTCTACCTGCTCGACGTCACCGGCAACGGCACCGTGCTGGGCCAGGCCCAGGAGCTGCTCACCGACGAGTACGGCCGGCTGCGCGCGCTGGTCGCCGCGCCGGACGGGTCCCTCTGGGTGAGCACCTCCAACCAGGAGGACGCCGGCGAGCCGGATCCGGAGGACGACCGCCTCATCCGGCTCGTCTTCTCGGACGGCGGCGCCGGCCGGAGTTGA
- a CDS encoding metallophosphoesterase family protein: MSELPVPALSTWRRRLRSVTDRTGRVWRHRWFRNTRVGAAVALVSVAASMAGVMLFAHAGIDVGPFRAEMSIRPSLVGGTEVDIPPLGSLHLDSHRGTLHLKVALGSLDQSRTEELIDNPTAISSAGDRAVEEVTTGVSRLALRTVGLAVLSAVLAAALIFRSVRRAAAAGLTALVASAGSIGLAAATLRPDAISEPRYEGLLVNAPAVVGDARRIADNYGRYAEQLQQIVSNVSRLYTTVSSLPVYEPAGNTTRLLHVSDLHLNPSAWGLIRTVVETFDIDAVIDTGDMVDWGSSAETSFVSSIPSIKVPYLYVRGNHDSVAVQSAVARQRNAIVLDNDLTTVDGLTIAGIGDPQFTPDKSEANTTGDKSGDELLTSTGERLAGTIREAGKRVDIALVHDPAMAPPLSGVVPLVLSGHRHQRSVSMLPEPTPPSPDPSASASPSPAPSPSAAVQAPMPTRLMVEGSTGGAGLRGLEKEDPTPLSLSVLYFDENHELKAYDDIQLGGTGQSNVEMQRNVIGLDEEPATTPSPSDRPLNQPSR, translated from the coding sequence GTGAGTGAGCTGCCCGTCCCGGCCCTGTCCACCTGGCGCCGGCGTCTGCGTTCCGTGACCGACCGGACCGGCCGGGTGTGGCGGCACCGCTGGTTCCGCAACACCCGGGTCGGTGCCGCGGTCGCGCTGGTCAGCGTCGCCGCGAGCATGGCCGGGGTGATGCTGTTCGCGCACGCCGGCATCGACGTCGGGCCGTTCCGGGCGGAGATGTCGATCAGGCCGAGCCTGGTCGGCGGCACCGAGGTGGACATCCCGCCGCTCGGCTCGCTGCACCTGGACAGCCACCGCGGGACGCTGCACCTGAAGGTGGCGCTCGGCTCGCTCGACCAGAGCCGGACCGAGGAGCTCATCGACAACCCGACGGCGATCAGCTCGGCCGGGGACCGCGCGGTCGAGGAGGTCACCACCGGGGTGTCCCGCCTCGCCCTGCGTACGGTCGGGCTGGCGGTGCTGAGCGCGGTCCTCGCCGCCGCGCTGATCTTCCGCAGCGTCCGCCGCGCCGCGGCCGCCGGGCTGACCGCGCTGGTCGCCAGCGCCGGCAGCATCGGGCTGGCCGCCGCCACCCTGCGCCCGGACGCGATCAGCGAGCCGCGCTACGAGGGCCTGCTGGTGAACGCGCCGGCGGTGGTCGGTGACGCGCGACGGATCGCGGACAACTACGGGCGGTACGCGGAGCAGCTGCAACAGATCGTCAGCAACGTGAGCCGGCTGTACACGACCGTGTCGTCGCTGCCGGTCTATGAGCCCGCCGGCAACACGACGCGCCTGCTGCACGTCTCCGACCTGCACCTCAACCCGTCGGCGTGGGGCCTGATCCGCACCGTGGTGGAGACGTTCGACATCGACGCGGTGATCGACACCGGCGACATGGTCGACTGGGGCAGCAGCGCGGAAACCTCGTTCGTCTCCTCGATCCCGTCGATCAAGGTGCCGTACCTCTACGTCCGCGGCAACCACGACTCGGTGGCCGTGCAGTCCGCGGTCGCCCGCCAGCGCAACGCCATCGTCCTCGACAACGACCTCACCACCGTCGACGGCCTGACCATCGCCGGCATCGGCGACCCGCAGTTCACCCCGGACAAGAGCGAGGCCAACACGACCGGCGACAAATCCGGCGACGAGCTGCTGACCAGCACCGGCGAGCGCCTCGCCGGCACCATCCGGGAGGCCGGCAAACGGGTCGACATCGCCCTGGTGCACGACCCGGCGATGGCCCCGCCGCTCTCCGGCGTCGTCCCGCTGGTGCTGTCCGGCCACCGGCACCAGCGCTCGGTCAGCATGCTGCCGGAACCCACGCCACCCAGCCCGGACCCGTCCGCGTCGGCCTCGCCCTCCCCCGCCCCCTCCCCGTCGGCAGCCGTCCAGGCCCCGATGCCGACCCGCCTGATGGTGGAGGGCTCGACGGGCGGCGCCGGCCTGCGCGGCCTGGAGAAGGAGGATCCGACACCGCTGTCGCTCTCGGTCCTCTACTTCGACGAGAACCACGAGCTCAAGGCCTACGACGACATCCAGCTCGGCGGCACCGGCCAGTCCAACGTCGAGATGCAGCGCAACGTCATCGGGCTCGACGAGGAGCCGGCCACCACGCCCAGCCCGTCCGACCGGCCGCTCAACCAGCCGAGCCGCTGA
- a CDS encoding WXG100 family type VII secretion target, with protein MSARDVADGFQEARDNVQNVTSFMSNAFNEGMDFILQPFVWPLLELLEYAMGDPDQLDQHATTWKTTAQAMRELAQAQRAELEGLTAQWKGTAADSYAARINQLIQGLETAADEMLRTADNLGDSAMDLRNIEEAIRDVIRELVEWLIITWLAAQALAAITAGASEAAALVASEGEAVLAASRITAFMYRLDRWLTMYKAWMDGLRSLGTVGKLAAWTLNKMYGPKHWIKEGIKALSGIDGAIVGQGVQGAGDVVMDAAADEYDDRRSGIDGDSGWRTTVSDYVDPVADRVP; from the coding sequence ATGAGCGCCCGGGATGTCGCCGACGGGTTCCAGGAGGCCCGGGACAACGTCCAGAACGTGACCAGCTTCATGAGCAACGCCTTCAACGAGGGCATGGACTTCATCCTCCAGCCGTTCGTGTGGCCGCTGCTCGAACTGCTCGAATACGCGATGGGCGACCCGGACCAGCTCGACCAGCACGCCACCACCTGGAAGACCACCGCGCAGGCGATGAGGGAGCTGGCCCAGGCACAGCGCGCGGAGCTGGAGGGGCTGACCGCCCAGTGGAAGGGCACGGCCGCCGACTCCTACGCCGCCCGGATCAACCAGCTGATCCAGGGGCTGGAGACGGCCGCCGACGAGATGCTGCGTACCGCGGACAACCTCGGCGACAGCGCGATGGACCTGCGCAACATCGAGGAGGCGATCAGGGACGTCATCCGCGAGCTGGTCGAATGGTTGATCATCACGTGGCTGGCGGCACAGGCCCTCGCCGCCATCACCGCCGGCGCCTCCGAGGCCGCCGCGCTGGTCGCCTCCGAGGGCGAGGCGGTGCTGGCCGCGAGCCGGATCACCGCGTTCATGTACCGGCTGGACCGCTGGCTCACCATGTACAAGGCGTGGATGGACGGGCTCAGATCGCTCGGCACGGTCGGCAAGCTCGCCGCCTGGACGCTGAACAAGATGTACGGCCCCAAGCACTGGATCAAGGAGGGCATCAAGGCGCTCTCCGGCATCGACGGCGCCATCGTCGGTCAGGGTGTGCAGGGCGCGGGCGACGTCGTCATGGACGCCGCCGCCGACGAGTACGACGACCGGCGCAGCGGGATCGACGGCGACTCCGGCTGGCGTACGACGGTCAGCGACTACGTCGACCCGGTCGCGGACCGCGTGCCGTGA
- a CDS encoding type VII secretion target, with the protein MSGEQLHVDTDRLRAAAQFQRQQALRSSELACRVRGAATVGDAFGRIGKSNGMEASYLDWVASEGAALDELTRMCNDLAEGLEHSAEQYDGVENHTADWMTSARGKLG; encoded by the coding sequence ATGAGCGGCGAGCAGCTGCACGTCGACACCGACCGGCTCCGGGCCGCCGCGCAGTTCCAGAGGCAGCAGGCGCTGCGGAGCTCGGAGTTGGCCTGCCGGGTGCGCGGCGCGGCGACGGTCGGCGACGCGTTCGGCAGGATCGGCAAGTCGAACGGCATGGAGGCGTCCTACCTGGACTGGGTGGCCTCCGAGGGCGCCGCGCTGGACGAGCTGACCCGGATGTGCAACGACCTGGCCGAGGGGCTGGAGCACAGCGCCGAGCAGTACGACGGCGTGGAGAACCACACCGCCGACTGGATGACGAGCGCGCGGGGAAAGCTCGGATGA
- a CDS encoding YbaB/EbfC family nucleoid-associated protein, whose translation MVSDETQAWFRGLVKDTQQRLGALSSLQEDPERFQGRAEEGGVTVVVAPGGNLVDLKLTRHALQLGPDELAATILRAQRAAVRQANVSYAAAVQDAVGDAAGAKVDVAALVEQRLDQAGLRKAAENLEGSGR comes from the coding sequence GTGGTCAGTGACGAGACACAGGCGTGGTTCCGCGGCCTGGTGAAGGACACCCAGCAACGGCTCGGCGCGCTGAGCTCCCTGCAGGAGGACCCGGAGCGCTTCCAGGGCCGGGCGGAGGAGGGCGGCGTGACCGTCGTGGTGGCCCCGGGCGGCAACCTGGTCGATCTGAAGCTGACCCGGCATGCCCTGCAACTGGGTCCGGACGAGCTGGCCGCCACCATCCTGCGGGCGCAGCGGGCGGCGGTGCGGCAGGCCAACGTGAGCTACGCGGCCGCCGTGCAGGACGCGGTGGGTGACGCGGCCGGCGCGAAGGTCGACGTCGCCGCGCTCGTCGAGCAGCGACTCGACCAGGCCGGCCTGCGCAAGGCCGCGGAGAACCTGGAGGGCAGCGGCCGATGA
- the gatB gene encoding Asp-tRNA(Asn)/Glu-tRNA(Gln) amidotransferase subunit GatB: MSYEEILTRYEPVIGLETHVELGTATKMFCGCKTDFGAEPNTQVCPVCLALPGALPVMNGAAIEATIRIGLALNCDIAQWCRMARKNYFYPDMPKNFQTSQYDEPLCVDGHVDVTVDGKEYRIGIERVHIEEDTGKTLHVGGATGRIHGATESLVDYNRAGIPLVEIVTKPVPGLGELAPEVAKAYVAELRDIIRSLGVSDVRMEQGSLRCDVNTSLNRPGEEWGTRTETKNVNSLRSVERAVRSEIVRQAGILDEGGKIVQETRHFHEDRGDTSPGRSKETATDYRYFPEPDLVPIAPDPAWVAELKAGLPERPSVKRARLREEWGISEVEMQSAVNAGAIELIEETIAAGASPAGARKWWLGELARRANELGIELSAVGATPAQVAALQRLVDDGKLNDKLARQVLEGVVAGEGEPVEVMAARGLEVVSDTGALQTAVDEAIAANPDIAAKIRDGKVAAAGALVGAVMKTTRGQADAKTVRDLILSRLGA, encoded by the coding sequence ATGAGCTACGAAGAGATCCTCACCCGGTACGAGCCGGTCATCGGCCTGGAGACGCACGTCGAGCTGGGCACCGCGACGAAGATGTTCTGCGGGTGCAAGACCGATTTCGGCGCCGAGCCGAACACCCAGGTCTGCCCGGTCTGTCTGGCCCTGCCGGGCGCGCTGCCGGTGATGAACGGCGCCGCGATCGAGGCGACCATCCGGATCGGCCTCGCGCTGAACTGCGACATCGCGCAGTGGTGCCGGATGGCCCGGAAGAACTACTTCTACCCGGACATGCCGAAGAACTTCCAGACCTCGCAGTACGACGAGCCGCTCTGCGTCGACGGCCACGTCGACGTGACCGTCGACGGCAAGGAGTACCGCATCGGCATCGAGCGGGTGCACATCGAGGAGGACACCGGCAAGACGCTGCACGTCGGCGGCGCCACCGGTCGCATCCACGGCGCCACCGAGTCGCTCGTCGACTACAACCGGGCCGGCATCCCGCTGGTCGAGATCGTCACCAAGCCGGTCCCCGGGCTGGGCGAGCTCGCCCCCGAGGTGGCCAAGGCGTACGTCGCCGAGCTGCGGGACATCATCCGCTCGCTGGGCGTCTCCGACGTCCGGATGGAGCAGGGCTCGCTGCGCTGCGACGTCAACACCTCGCTGAACCGGCCGGGTGAGGAGTGGGGCACCCGTACCGAGACGAAGAACGTCAACTCGCTCCGCTCGGTCGAGCGCGCGGTCCGTTCCGAGATCGTCCGCCAGGCGGGGATCCTGGACGAGGGCGGCAAGATCGTCCAGGAGACGCGGCACTTCCACGAGGACCGCGGCGACACCAGCCCGGGCCGGTCCAAGGAGACCGCGACCGACTACCGCTACTTCCCGGAGCCGGACCTCGTCCCGATCGCGCCGGACCCGGCGTGGGTGGCCGAGCTCAAGGCGGGGCTGCCCGAGCGGCCGAGCGTGAAGCGGGCCCGGCTGCGCGAGGAGTGGGGCATCTCCGAGGTCGAGATGCAGTCGGCGGTCAACGCCGGCGCGATCGAGCTGATCGAGGAGACCATCGCGGCCGGCGCGTCCCCGGCGGGCGCCCGCAAGTGGTGGCTGGGCGAGCTGGCCCGGCGCGCCAACGAGCTCGGTATCGAGCTGTCCGCGGTGGGCGCGACGCCGGCACAGGTCGCGGCCCTGCAGCGGCTGGTCGACGACGGCAAGCTGAACGACAAGCTGGCCCGTCAGGTCCTGGAGGGCGTGGTGGCCGGCGAGGGCGAGCCGGTCGAGGTGATGGCGGCGCGGGGTCTCGAGGTGGTCTCGGACACCGGCGCGCTGCAGACCGCGGTCGACGAGGCCATCGCGGCCAACCCGGACATCGCCGCGAAGATCCGCGACGGGAAGGTCGCCGCGGCCGGCGCGCTGGTGGGCGCGGTCATGAAGACCACGCGCGGCCAGGCGGACGCGAAGACCGTCCGCGACCTGATCCTGTCCCGCCTCGGCGCCTGA